A region of Leifsonia xyli DNA encodes the following proteins:
- a CDS encoding flagellar biosynthesis protein FliA, producing MNRNERNALVVENLPLVGYLVSDLCSRATHLSRDDLASAGAVALVQAADAYDASTGVPFGAYARTRIVGALADELRASDWATRGARKRIKETLAVQESLTASLGRAPSVDEIADALGVDRETAAAGLADASRTVSALDETIEPLLVADTPGPADALLADEQTAYVRAAVAALPDRMRMIVEAIYFDDRTVTEIAEELGITHSAVSQQRSEAIRLMREGMATHYSDEGDPVVIEAKTSQARRSAYLARLAQHAVANVSRLSPTSPTSAKAS from the coding sequence GTGAACCGGAACGAACGCAACGCGCTCGTCGTCGAGAACCTGCCGCTCGTCGGCTACCTGGTCTCCGACCTGTGCTCCCGCGCCACGCACCTGTCCCGTGACGACCTGGCCTCCGCCGGAGCGGTCGCCCTCGTCCAGGCGGCCGACGCCTACGACGCGAGCACCGGCGTCCCGTTCGGCGCCTACGCCCGCACCCGGATCGTGGGGGCGCTCGCCGACGAGCTCCGCGCCTCCGATTGGGCCACCCGTGGTGCGCGCAAGCGCATCAAGGAGACGCTGGCGGTGCAGGAGAGCCTGACCGCCTCCCTCGGCCGCGCCCCGAGCGTCGACGAGATCGCCGACGCGCTCGGCGTCGACCGCGAGACCGCCGCCGCCGGCCTGGCCGACGCGTCGCGCACGGTCAGCGCCCTCGACGAGACCATCGAGCCGCTGCTGGTGGCCGACACCCCCGGCCCCGCGGACGCGCTCCTCGCCGACGAGCAGACCGCCTACGTCCGCGCCGCCGTCGCCGCGCTCCCCGACCGGATGCGCATGATCGTCGAAGCCATCTACTTCGACGACCGCACGGTCACCGAGATCGCCGAGGAGCTCGGCATCACCCACTCCGCCGTCTCCCAGCAGCGCTCCGAGGCCATCCGCCTCATGCGCGAGGGGATGGCCACCCACTACTCCGACGAGGGCGACCCCGTCGTCATCGAGGCGAAGACCTCGCAGGCCCGGCGCAGCGCGTATCTCGCGCGTCTCGCGCAGCACGCGGTCGCGAACGTGTCGCGCCTCTCCCCCACGTCGCCGACCTCGGCGAAGGCGTCCTGA
- a CDS encoding flagellar biosynthesis protein FlgN, which translates to MAASELSAQLWKERELLELLLFKLEEEQLLLIAGKSRWISHATREVEQVIERMRAVGLARTIEVAAVAEEWGMGPDATLRELATAAPDGIWSDIFGSHLAAMTELTAQIAEVRDTNERLLREAARSTQETLSSLSGAGDDPGVYGAGGTGSLGDTARFFDTEA; encoded by the coding sequence ATGGCCGCGAGCGAGCTCTCTGCCCAGCTGTGGAAGGAGCGCGAGCTGCTTGAGCTCCTGCTCTTCAAGCTGGAGGAGGAGCAGCTGCTGCTGATCGCCGGCAAGTCCCGGTGGATCTCGCACGCCACCCGTGAGGTCGAGCAGGTCATCGAGCGCATGCGCGCGGTCGGCCTGGCACGCACCATCGAGGTCGCCGCCGTCGCCGAGGAGTGGGGGATGGGTCCGGATGCGACCCTGCGCGAGCTCGCCACCGCCGCGCCCGACGGCATCTGGTCCGACATCTTCGGCTCCCACCTCGCCGCCATGACCGAGCTCACCGCCCAGATCGCCGAGGTGCGCGACACCAACGAGCGCCTGCTGCGCGAGGCCGCCCGCTCGACGCAGGAGACCCTGAGCTCGCTCTCGGGCGCCGGCGACGACCCCGGCGTGTACGGCGCGGGCGGCACCGGCAGCCTGGGCGACACCGCGCGCTTCTTCGACACGGAGGCCTGA
- a CDS encoding flagellar hook-associated protein FlgK — translation MSTFSGLNTAYTGLVAAKAGLDVVGQNLVNANTAGYTRQRVTTSGVPALNTVGLFSGGVRPGQGVNVDGIQRLDDAAVDARVRSTTALSGYTNTRAAALDALETSLNEPGTNGLSASLQKFWSAWGDVANQAGEQAPAGVLLGQAGSLVTQLQTGYRAVDDQWTALRSNVEGMVNDLNSAATEVADLNGRIRSALNAGQSANELMDRRDLLTTSIAKLAGGVVRPNDDGTVDVLVGGNALVSGTTANAVKAAGANRMADAAGDPPRLEWAYRPGAAIAMEGGSIGGALSTLAPADANGTGGVLAEAAASYNAFAVTLAQRVNAVHQTGTTPTGATGLDFFAIDPTKPAALGLSVVPTGVGQIATGAAGAGGADGSVADAISQLGTGANAVDKQWSAFVVRVGVASKTEQQQSDLADMATSSAVNAQLAGASVDLDEENMNMLSFQHAYQGAARVMTAVDEALDVLINHTGLVGR, via the coding sequence ATGAGCACGTTCAGCGGCCTCAATACCGCCTACACCGGGCTCGTCGCCGCCAAGGCCGGGCTGGATGTGGTGGGCCAGAACCTGGTCAACGCCAACACCGCGGGCTACACCCGTCAGCGCGTCACCACCTCCGGCGTCCCCGCCCTGAACACGGTCGGGTTGTTCAGCGGGGGAGTCCGCCCCGGTCAGGGCGTCAACGTGGACGGCATCCAGCGGCTGGACGACGCCGCGGTCGACGCGCGCGTACGCAGCACCACCGCGCTCTCGGGGTATACGAACACCCGCGCGGCTGCGCTCGACGCGCTCGAGACGTCGCTGAACGAGCCGGGCACCAACGGCCTCTCCGCGTCGCTGCAGAAGTTCTGGTCGGCCTGGGGCGACGTCGCCAACCAGGCCGGGGAGCAGGCGCCCGCGGGCGTGCTGCTCGGGCAGGCGGGCAGCCTGGTCACCCAGCTGCAGACCGGCTACCGCGCCGTCGACGACCAGTGGACGGCACTCCGGTCGAACGTCGAGGGCATGGTGAACGACCTGAACAGCGCCGCGACCGAGGTCGCCGACCTCAACGGTCGCATCCGCTCCGCCCTCAACGCCGGCCAGTCGGCCAACGAGTTGATGGACCGCCGCGACCTGCTCACCACCTCCATCGCCAAGCTGGCCGGGGGAGTGGTGCGGCCGAACGACGACGGCACCGTGGATGTGCTGGTCGGCGGCAACGCGCTCGTCTCCGGCACCACGGCGAACGCCGTGAAGGCCGCCGGCGCGAATCGGATGGCCGACGCCGCAGGCGACCCGCCGCGGCTCGAGTGGGCCTACCGTCCGGGCGCCGCGATCGCCATGGAGGGCGGCTCGATCGGGGGCGCGCTCTCGACGCTCGCACCCGCGGACGCGAACGGGACCGGTGGCGTGCTGGCCGAGGCGGCCGCGAGCTACAACGCGTTCGCCGTCACGTTGGCGCAACGCGTGAACGCGGTCCACCAGACCGGCACGACGCCGACGGGCGCCACCGGCCTCGACTTCTTCGCCATCGACCCGACCAAGCCCGCCGCGCTCGGCCTCTCCGTCGTCCCGACGGGTGTCGGGCAGATCGCCACCGGCGCCGCGGGGGCCGGTGGAGCGGACGGCAGCGTCGCGGATGCGATCAGCCAGCTCGGCACCGGTGCGAACGCCGTCGACAAGCAGTGGTCGGCCTTCGTCGTCCGCGTCGGCGTGGCCAGCAAGACCGAGCAGCAGCAGTCCGACCTCGCTGACATGGCCACCAGTTCCGCCGTGAACGCGCAGCTGGCCGGAGCCTCCGTCGATCTGGACGAGGAGAACATGAACATGCTGTCCTTCCAGCACGCCTACCAGGGCGCCGCGCGCGTGATGACCGCCGTGGACGAGGCCCTCGATGTGCTCATCAACCACACCGGACTCGTCGGGAGATAG
- a CDS encoding flagellar hook-associated protein 3, producing MISRVTNATQTLNAQRNLQLSLQRQAQLYDQATSRRLLNKPSDDPTATASAMGVRSDAAATSQYQRNVSNGDAWLTTADSALTSVETLMHRFRDLTVQGANDGSMSTEAKESIATELDGIKKSLLSLANTTYLGRTVFAGNSDAGVAFQPDYSFTGTAGSTVERRIGPDTTVRVDADGAAAFGTGASSVFALIDNVASDLRNGVNVTPRLAQIDDRMKAIVGEHAEVGGRQTRIDKAKDALAVGANALEGQRSSLEDVDLSKVILDLKTQDVNYQTAIAVTARVLQPTLMDFLR from the coding sequence GTGATCAGCCGAGTGACGAACGCCACCCAGACCCTCAACGCGCAGCGCAACCTGCAGCTCAGCCTGCAGCGCCAGGCGCAGCTCTACGACCAGGCGACCAGCCGCCGACTGCTCAACAAGCCGTCGGACGACCCGACGGCCACGGCGAGCGCCATGGGCGTCCGCTCCGACGCGGCGGCCACGTCCCAGTACCAGCGCAACGTGAGCAACGGCGACGCGTGGCTGACGACCGCCGATTCCGCACTGACGTCCGTCGAGACGCTCATGCACCGCTTCCGCGACCTCACCGTCCAGGGCGCCAACGACGGCTCGATGTCGACCGAGGCCAAGGAGTCGATCGCGACCGAGCTCGACGGCATCAAGAAGAGCCTCCTGTCGCTCGCCAACACCACCTACCTGGGACGCACGGTCTTCGCCGGCAACTCGGACGCGGGCGTCGCCTTCCAGCCCGACTACTCGTTCACGGGAACCGCGGGAAGTACAGTGGAGCGCAGGATCGGCCCCGACACCACGGTGCGGGTGGATGCGGACGGAGCGGCGGCCTTCGGAACCGGCGCCTCCTCGGTGTTCGCGCTGATCGACAATGTAGCCAGCGATCTGCGGAACGGCGTCAATGTCACTCCGCGGCTGGCGCAGATCGACGACAGGATGAAGGCGATCGTGGGAGAGCACGCGGAGGTCGGCGGACGCCAGACCCGCATCGACAAGGCGAAGGACGCCCTCGCCGTCGGCGCGAACGCTCTTGAGGGCCAGCGCTCGTCGTTGGAGGATGTGGACCTCAGCAAGGTCATCCTCGACCTCAAGACGCAGGACGTGAACTACCAGACCGCGATCGCCGTCACGGCCCGCGTGCTGCAGCCGACCCTGATGGACTTCCTCCGATGA
- a CDS encoding flagellar assembly protein FliW, protein MSAVRFLAPPPGLEPLDDFTLDAVAGADGLYTLASTERPEIRLFTIDASRHLPGYSPELPDDRAAELGITTPEEALLLVVVTPSHEGSTVNLLAPVIVNRATGSALQLVLEDDAFPVRAELASLAGA, encoded by the coding sequence ATGAGCGCGGTCCGCTTCCTCGCGCCGCCGCCCGGCCTGGAGCCGCTCGATGACTTCACCCTCGACGCGGTCGCCGGCGCCGACGGCCTCTACACCCTCGCGTCGACCGAGCGCCCGGAGATCCGGCTGTTCACGATCGACGCCTCCCGCCACCTGCCCGGCTACTCGCCCGAGCTGCCGGACGATCGCGCTGCCGAGCTCGGCATCACGACGCCGGAGGAGGCCCTGCTCCTCGTCGTCGTGACGCCGTCGCACGAGGGCAGCACGGTCAATCTGCTCGCGCCGGTCATCGTCAACCGGGCGACGGGATCCGCCCTGCAGCTCGTGCTGGAGGACGACGCGTTCCCGGTGCGCGCCGAGCTCGCGTCGCTGGCGGGCGCGTAG
- a CDS encoding helicase, which translates to MGRLSLSSEQQAVFDLIENTREHVFVTGRAGTGKSTLLNHLSWNTEKSLVISAPTGVAALNVGGQTIHSLFRLPIGVIADHAIDQSAELRKLLNSIDTLVIDEVSMVNADLMDAVDRSLRQARQRAGEPFGGVQVVLFGDPYQLAPVPGDSEERAYFADTYRSMWFFDAKVWQETDLRIVELLQVHRQHESDFRFMLNAVRHGQVTKEIADRLNEVGARPAPDDGTITLATRNDTVNRINAQALGRLPGRALTAKAEVSGDFGGRNYPADETLELKVGAQVMFLRNDVGQGDGPRWVNGTIGTVTKIDSNVYVDVDGEVHEVEPAIWEKFRYTWSPETKKLTKDVVAEFTQFPLRLAWAVTIHKSQGKTYDAAIIDLGTRAFTSGQTYVALSRITTLEGLYLTRPLRPSDITVDPDVERFMRDARPVTMPVAQAAAR; encoded by the coding sequence ATGGGCCGTCTCTCCCTCTCGTCCGAGCAGCAGGCCGTCTTCGACCTCATCGAGAACACGCGCGAGCACGTCTTCGTGACCGGCCGCGCGGGCACCGGCAAGTCGACGCTGCTCAACCACCTGTCGTGGAACACCGAGAAGTCGCTCGTCATCTCCGCGCCCACCGGCGTCGCAGCGCTGAATGTGGGTGGGCAGACCATCCACTCGCTGTTCCGCCTGCCGATCGGCGTCATCGCCGACCACGCCATCGACCAGAGCGCCGAGCTGCGCAAGCTGCTCAACAGCATCGACACGCTCGTGATCGACGAGGTGTCGATGGTCAACGCCGACCTGATGGATGCGGTGGACCGCAGCCTGCGTCAGGCCCGGCAGCGCGCGGGCGAGCCCTTCGGCGGGGTGCAGGTGGTGCTGTTCGGCGACCCGTACCAGCTCGCGCCCGTGCCGGGCGACAGCGAGGAGCGGGCGTACTTCGCCGACACCTACCGGTCGATGTGGTTCTTCGATGCGAAGGTCTGGCAGGAGACCGACCTGCGGATCGTCGAGCTGCTGCAGGTGCACCGGCAGCACGAGTCCGACTTCCGTTTCATGCTGAACGCCGTGCGGCACGGGCAGGTGACGAAGGAGATCGCCGACCGGCTGAACGAGGTCGGCGCGCGCCCCGCTCCGGACGACGGCACGATCACCCTCGCGACCCGCAACGACACGGTCAACCGGATCAACGCGCAGGCGCTGGGCCGACTCCCAGGCCGCGCCCTGACCGCGAAGGCCGAGGTCAGCGGTGACTTCGGTGGCCGCAACTACCCCGCCGACGAGACGCTGGAGCTCAAGGTCGGCGCGCAGGTGATGTTCCTGCGCAACGATGTCGGCCAGGGCGACGGGCCGCGCTGGGTGAACGGCACCATCGGCACCGTCACCAAGATCGACTCCAATGTCTACGTGGATGTCGACGGCGAGGTGCACGAGGTCGAGCCGGCGATCTGGGAGAAGTTCCGCTACACCTGGTCGCCCGAGACCAAGAAGCTCACGAAGGACGTGGTGGCCGAGTTCACGCAGTTCCCGCTGCGGCTGGCGTGGGCGGTCACCATCCACAAGTCTCAGGGCAAGACGTACGACGCCGCGATCATCGATCTGGGCACGCGCGCGTTCACTTCGGGCCAGACCTATGTGGCGCTGAGCCGCATCACGACGCTCGAGGGCCTTTACCTGACGCGGCCGCTGCGGCCGAGCGACATCACCGTGGACCCGGACGTCGAGCGCTTCATGCGCGACGCGCGCCCGGTGACGATGCCGGTCGCCCAGGCGGCGGCCCGATGA
- a CDS encoding copper transporter: MIGPAALLLAGVAAMILALAFGGGANAPLLADPGALVRWGLPAATLVVNLSLAGTVGALVLACFAFSPDRDEYGKALDFAAGSAGVMTVAAAVTGLFTFVSVSNVPWSFDATFTNGLSSFVTSVSLGQAWLGITLIAAAVTVLCFAVRNQTAIAFVTLLAMATVVPMAQQGHSAEAAGHDAAVTSFGLHVLFAAIWLGGLVTLVVVKQTLGSGRLVTVLERYSTVALICFVVVAASGYVNAELRVGTLAELATPYGILVLVKVAALVVLGLFGLTQRRYLIGRLKASGEPRSFWWIVVAELAFMGIASGVAAALARTVTPVPQTRAATPTPAEILTGEKLPPELTWGRLFTSWNFDLLWVLACGFALFFYFAGVWRLRRRGDAWPIYRTVLWTLGIALLFYITNGGVNVYEKYLFSAHMSAHMVLTMAVPLLLVPGAPVTLAARAIRKRRDGSRGGREWMLLAVHSRFAAVISNPIVAAVLFAGSLWAFYYTPIFRWATTDHIGHEWMIVHFLITGYLFVQSLIGIDPVKYRLPYPFRLLLLLLTMAFHAFFGLSIMQMHGLMLADWFGAMGRTWGDSPLVDQQTAGGIAWSIGEIPTVILAIVVAVQWSRSDERETKRRDRNADRTGDAELQAYNERLARMADRDRAVR, from the coding sequence GTGATCGGCCCTGCCGCTCTGCTCCTCGCAGGCGTCGCGGCCATGATCCTCGCGCTCGCGTTCGGAGGCGGGGCGAACGCTCCGCTGCTCGCGGACCCGGGCGCGCTGGTGCGCTGGGGGCTTCCCGCCGCGACCCTCGTGGTCAATCTGAGTCTCGCCGGCACCGTCGGAGCACTCGTGCTGGCCTGCTTCGCGTTCTCGCCCGACCGGGACGAGTACGGCAAGGCGCTCGACTTCGCCGCGGGGAGCGCCGGCGTCATGACGGTCGCCGCCGCCGTGACCGGGCTCTTCACCTTCGTGAGCGTCTCGAACGTCCCGTGGTCGTTCGATGCGACCTTCACCAACGGTCTGAGCTCGTTCGTCACCAGCGTCTCGCTGGGCCAGGCCTGGCTCGGCATCACACTGATCGCTGCCGCGGTCACGGTTCTCTGCTTCGCCGTCCGCAATCAGACCGCGATCGCCTTCGTCACCCTGCTCGCCATGGCGACCGTCGTGCCGATGGCTCAGCAGGGGCACAGCGCTGAGGCGGCCGGGCACGACGCCGCCGTCACCTCCTTCGGCCTGCATGTGCTGTTCGCTGCGATCTGGCTGGGCGGTCTGGTCACGCTCGTCGTCGTCAAGCAGACCCTCGGCAGCGGCCGTCTGGTCACCGTGCTGGAACGCTACTCCACCGTCGCGCTCATCTGCTTCGTGGTGGTCGCGGCCTCCGGCTACGTCAACGCCGAGCTGCGGGTGGGGACGCTCGCCGAGCTCGCCACGCCCTACGGCATCCTGGTGCTGGTCAAGGTCGCCGCTCTCGTCGTCCTGGGGCTCTTCGGCCTCACCCAGCGCCGCTACCTCATCGGCCGGCTCAAGGCGTCCGGCGAGCCGCGCAGCTTCTGGTGGATCGTCGTCGCCGAGCTGGCGTTCATGGGCATCGCCTCGGGTGTGGCGGCTGCGCTCGCACGGACGGTGACGCCGGTTCCGCAGACGCGGGCGGCGACGCCCACGCCCGCCGAGATCCTCACGGGAGAGAAGCTGCCTCCCGAGCTGACCTGGGGTCGCCTGTTCACCTCGTGGAACTTCGACCTGCTCTGGGTGCTCGCGTGCGGGTTCGCGCTGTTCTTCTACTTCGCCGGCGTCTGGCGGCTGCGCCGGCGCGGCGACGCGTGGCCGATCTACCGCACGGTGTTGTGGACGCTGGGCATCGCGCTCCTCTTCTACATCACCAACGGCGGGGTGAACGTCTACGAGAAGTACCTGTTCTCGGCGCACATGTCCGCCCACATGGTCCTCACGATGGCCGTCCCGCTCCTGCTGGTGCCCGGCGCGCCGGTCACGCTCGCCGCCCGGGCCATCCGGAAGCGGCGCGACGGCTCGCGCGGTGGACGCGAGTGGATGCTGCTCGCGGTGCACTCCCGTTTCGCCGCGGTCATCTCCAATCCGATCGTCGCCGCTGTGCTGTTCGCGGGGTCGCTGTGGGCGTTCTACTACACGCCGATCTTCCGCTGGGCGACGACCGACCACATCGGGCACGAGTGGATGATCGTGCACTTCCTCATCACGGGGTACCTGTTCGTGCAGTCGCTGATCGGCATCGACCCGGTGAAGTACCGGCTGCCGTATCCGTTCCGGCTGCTCCTGCTGCTGCTGACCATGGCGTTCCACGCCTTCTTCGGGCTGTCGATCATGCAGATGCACGGCCTGATGCTCGCCGACTGGTTCGGCGCGATGGGCCGCACGTGGGGCGACTCCCCGCTGGTCGATCAGCAGACCGCCGGCGGTATCGCGTGGAGCATCGGCGAGATCCCGACGGTCATCCTGGCGATCGTGGTGGCCGTCCAGTGGAGCCGCAGCGACGAGCGCGAGACGAAACGGCGCGACCGGAACGCCGACCGCACCGGCGACGCCGAGCTGCAGGCGTACAACGAGCGGTTGGCGCGCATGGCCGACCGCGACCGGGCCGTCCGCTAG
- a CDS encoding integration host factor has translation MADNLNKTELVAAVAAASGQSQATVSSVVDAFFSTISETVAKGGKVTIPGWLAAERSETAARTGRNPQTGEEISIPAGHRVKLTAGSKLKAAVK, from the coding sequence ATGGCTGACAACCTGAACAAGACCGAGCTCGTTGCTGCCGTCGCTGCGGCGTCGGGTCAGAGCCAGGCCACCGTCTCGAGCGTCGTCGACGCGTTCTTCAGCACCATCAGCGAGACCGTCGCCAAGGGCGGCAAGGTCACCATCCCGGGTTGGCTCGCCGCTGAGCGCAGCGAGACCGCTGCCCGCACCGGCCGCAACCCGCAGACCGGCGAGGAGATCTCGATCCCGGCCGGCCACCGCGTCAAGCTGACCGCGGGCTCGAAGCTCAAGGCTGCCGTCAAGTAG
- a CDS encoding 30S ribosomal protein S14: MAKKSKIAKNEQRKVVVARYAAKRAELKKALVDPNGTDESREAARVGLQKLPRDASPIRVRNRDAVDGRPRGNLSKFGISRVRFRDMAHRGELPGITKSSW, translated from the coding sequence ATGGCCAAGAAGTCCAAGATCGCCAAGAACGAGCAGCGCAAGGTCGTCGTCGCTCGCTACGCCGCCAAGCGTGCGGAGCTCAAGAAGGCTCTCGTCGACCCGAACGGCACCGACGAGTCCCGTGAGGCCGCCCGCGTCGGCCTGCAGAAGCTCCCCCGCGACGCTTCGCCGATCCGCGTCCGCAACCGCGACGCCGTCGACGGCCGTCCCCGCGGCAACCTCAGCAAGTTCGGCATCTCCCGCGTGCGCTTCCGCGACATGGCGCACCGTGGCGAGCTGCCCGGCATCACCAAGTCGAGCTGGTAA
- a CDS encoding 50S ribosomal protein L33, translating into MAKQQDIRPIIKLRSTAGTGYTYVTKKNRRNDPDRLVLKKYDPIVRKHVDFREER; encoded by the coding sequence ATGGCGAAGCAGCAGGACATCCGTCCGATCATCAAGCTCCGTTCGACGGCGGGCACCGGTTACACCTACGTGACCAAGAAGAACCGTCGCAACGACCCCGACCGCCTCGTGCTCAAGAAGTACGACCCCATCGTGCGCAAGCACGTCGACTTCCGAGAGGAGCGCTAA
- a CDS encoding 50S ribosomal protein L28 produces MAAVCQVTGAVPGFGHNISHSHRRTKRRFDPNIQKKTYYVPSLRRNVTLTLSAKGIKVIDARGIESVVKDLLARGEKI; encoded by the coding sequence ATGGCAGCAGTGTGCCAGGTGACGGGAGCCGTTCCGGGCTTCGGTCACAACATCTCGCACTCGCACCGACGCACCAAGCGCCGGTTCGACCCGAACATCCAGAAGAAGACGTACTACGTTCCGTCGCTTCGCCGTAACGTCACCCTGACCCTGAGCGCCAAGGGCATCAAGGTCATCGACGCCCGTGGCATCGAGTCCGTGGTCAAGGACCTCCTGGCCCGTGGGGAGAAGATCTGA
- a CDS encoding transcriptional repressor: MVKRNTWQREAVREALSSTEGFISAQGLHLSLHETGSPIGLATVYRALADLAAEGDADSLQSPEGESLYRACTTGHHHHLICRNCGLTVEIEADAVEQWARQAAAAHGFTQAQHVVDVFGLCAACTAKADLAGPASMP; encoded by the coding sequence ATGGTGAAGCGGAACACCTGGCAGCGGGAGGCCGTCCGCGAGGCTCTGTCCTCGACGGAGGGTTTCATCAGCGCGCAGGGACTGCACCTCAGCCTCCACGAGACCGGCTCGCCGATCGGGCTGGCGACCGTCTACCGCGCTCTTGCCGACCTGGCCGCCGAGGGGGATGCGGATTCGCTGCAGTCGCCCGAGGGCGAGAGCCTGTACCGAGCGTGCACGACCGGCCACCACCACCACCTGATCTGCCGCAACTGCGGCCTGACGGTGGAGATCGAGGCGGATGCGGTCGAGCAGTGGGCCCGTCAGGCGGCGGCTGCGCACGGCTTCACGCAGGCGCAGCACGTCGTCGACGTCTTCGGCCTCTGCGCGGCGTGCACGGCCAAAGCCGATTTGGCCGGCCCCGCCTCCATGCCGTAG
- a CDS encoding ABC transporter permease, which produces MTHMDLWSQLFDFTDYGELLLLVKNSIFAGAVLGIVGGLIGVFVMQRDMAFAVHGISELSFAGAAIALLFGVNVVVGSLVGSLIAAVLIGVLGARARDRNSIIAVLMPFGLGLGILALALYPGRSANKFGLLTGQIVSVDDPQLGSLLVIGAIVLIALLLMWRPLTFDSLDADVAAARGIPTRFVALAFMVLLGLAVAVSVQIVGALLVLSLLVTPAAAAMRISSSPLGVPIISVVFALVSVVGGILLALGSALPISPYVTTISFLIYVVCRIVGGRRARRRTAATSRRLVSQAG; this is translated from the coding sequence ATGACGCACATGGACCTCTGGTCGCAGCTGTTCGACTTCACCGACTACGGCGAACTGCTCCTGCTCGTGAAGAACTCGATCTTCGCGGGCGCGGTGCTGGGCATCGTCGGCGGCCTGATCGGCGTCTTCGTCATGCAGCGGGACATGGCGTTCGCGGTGCACGGCATCAGCGAGCTGTCCTTCGCCGGCGCGGCCATCGCACTGCTCTTCGGCGTGAACGTCGTCGTCGGATCCCTGGTCGGATCCCTGATCGCGGCAGTCCTGATCGGCGTCCTCGGAGCGAGGGCGCGCGACCGCAACTCGATCATCGCCGTCCTCATGCCGTTCGGGCTCGGCCTCGGGATCCTGGCGCTCGCGCTCTATCCCGGTCGCAGCGCGAACAAATTCGGGCTCCTGACCGGGCAGATCGTGTCGGTCGACGACCCCCAGCTCGGGTCGCTCCTGGTGATCGGCGCGATCGTCCTCATCGCCCTGCTGCTCATGTGGCGTCCGCTGACCTTCGACAGCCTGGATGCGGACGTCGCCGCCGCCCGCGGCATCCCGACCCGGTTCGTCGCGCTGGCGTTCATGGTCCTGCTCGGGCTGGCGGTCGCAGTCTCGGTGCAGATCGTCGGCGCACTACTCGTGCTGTCGCTGCTCGTCACGCCGGCGGCCGCGGCGATGCGCATCTCGTCCTCGCCGCTCGGCGTTCCGATCATCAGCGTGGTGTTCGCGCTGGTCTCGGTGGTCGGCGGCATCCTGCTCGCACTCGGGAGCGCGCTCCCGATCAGCCCGTACGTGACGACGATCTCGTTCCTCATCTACGTGGTGTGCCGAATCGTCGGCGGGCGCCGCGCGCGCCGACGGACGGCCGCGACTTCACGGCGACTCGTGAGCCAGGCGGGCTAG
- a CDS encoding ABC transporter ATP-binding protein: MTEPLDLVTPPSDREVVLRLRDASLGFGDRTLWSGLDLDVHAGEFVAVLGPNGSGKTSLLKTILGQQHLDSGEIAFEGHAVRRGDRRIGYIPQQKLIPAGTPMRARDLVALGVNGHRWGLPLPRRSDREQVDRLIDAVGARRYADTPVGSLSGGEQQRLRVAQALAGDPALLLCDEPLLSLDLQHQRGVSELIDRRRRDHGSAVVFVTHDVNPVLGMVDRVLYLAGGRFRTGTPDEVLRSDVLTDLYGTPVDVIRSRGRIVVVGIPDAETHDHHAHTRDAHPEPAA; encoded by the coding sequence GTGACCGAGCCTCTCGACCTCGTCACGCCGCCCTCCGACCGGGAGGTGGTGCTGCGCCTGCGTGACGCCTCCCTGGGTTTCGGCGACAGGACGCTGTGGAGCGGGCTCGACCTGGACGTCCACGCCGGCGAGTTCGTCGCCGTCCTCGGTCCGAACGGATCGGGCAAGACGAGCCTGCTGAAGACGATCCTCGGACAGCAGCACCTCGACTCCGGCGAGATCGCGTTCGAGGGGCACGCCGTCCGGCGCGGCGACCGGCGCATCGGGTACATCCCGCAGCAGAAGCTGATCCCCGCCGGAACCCCGATGCGCGCGCGCGACCTCGTGGCGCTGGGCGTGAACGGACACCGCTGGGGGCTCCCGCTCCCCCGTCGAAGCGATCGTGAGCAGGTGGACCGCCTCATCGACGCCGTCGGTGCTCGCCGTTACGCCGACACGCCCGTCGGCTCGCTCTCGGGCGGCGAGCAGCAGCGGCTCCGGGTCGCGCAGGCCCTCGCAGGCGACCCGGCCCTCCTGCTCTGCGACGAGCCGCTGCTCTCCCTGGACCTCCAGCACCAGCGCGGCGTCAGCGAGCTGATCGACCGCCGCCGCCGCGATCACGGCAGCGCGGTGGTCTTCGTCACGCACGACGTGAACCCGGTGCTCGGGATGGTCGACCGCGTCCTCTACCTGGCGGGCGGCCGCTTCCGCACCGGCACACCGGACGAGGTGCTGCGCAGCGACGTGCTGACCGACCTCTACGGCACGCCGGTCGACGTCATCCGCAGCCGCGGCCGCATCGTCGTGGTGGGCATCCCCGACGCCGAGACCCACGACCACCACGCGCACACGCGCGACGCGCACCCGGAGCCGGCCGCATGA